The following proteins are co-located in the Pararhizobium capsulatum DSM 1112 genome:
- a CDS encoding aldehyde dehydrogenase — translation MDASTYTHDFWRGKASGLKFRTQHFIDGAYVPSADGRTFPSVNPATGETIIDVARGGDAEINHAVAVARKAFKSGAWSRMDPRARMAVLEKFSALIEANAEEFAVLDSLDMGKPVMDMMNIDIPGSVTSLKFFAETIDKIEGAVTNTAANALHYILRQPLGVVGIIVPWNYPLMMAAWKLGPALATGNSVVLKPAEQSPLSANLLAELFIEAGGPAGVLNVVHGLGEEVGKALALHNDVDKIAFTGSTEVGKLLMIYAGQSNMKRVTTECGGKTPQIILGDYDDLDTAVTYAVNGIYGNQGEVCNAGSRILVDKRIHDDFVERFAARTKENFVLGDPLNPSTTIGPLVTSSHQQRVLSYIDIGRKEGASLRFGGGTFSSAPAGAYVEPTLFTGVNNTMQIAREEIFGPVATVIPVNGVEDAIEIANDSIYGLAASIWTRDISKAHIFARDIEAGVVWVNCFDHGDMTSIWGGYKQTGNGRDKCLEALTQYTQTKSVWVNLG, via the coding sequence GCACTCAGCATTTCATCGACGGCGCTTACGTGCCCTCCGCCGATGGCCGCACCTTCCCGAGCGTTAATCCGGCGACCGGCGAGACCATCATCGACGTCGCCCGCGGTGGTGACGCCGAAATCAATCACGCCGTTGCGGTGGCCCGCAAGGCTTTCAAATCCGGCGCATGGTCGCGCATGGACCCGCGCGCGCGCATGGCCGTGCTTGAAAAGTTCTCGGCCCTTATCGAAGCCAATGCCGAGGAATTTGCCGTGCTGGACAGCCTCGACATGGGCAAGCCGGTGATGGACATGATGAACATCGACATCCCCGGCTCGGTCACCAGCCTGAAGTTCTTTGCCGAAACCATCGACAAGATCGAAGGCGCCGTCACCAACACAGCCGCCAATGCATTGCACTATATCCTGCGCCAGCCGCTCGGCGTCGTCGGCATCATCGTGCCATGGAACTATCCGCTGATGATGGCGGCGTGGAAGCTCGGCCCCGCGCTCGCAACCGGTAACTCCGTCGTGCTGAAACCGGCCGAACAATCGCCATTGTCGGCCAATCTCCTCGCCGAACTCTTCATTGAAGCGGGCGGTCCGGCCGGTGTGCTGAACGTCGTCCATGGTCTTGGCGAGGAAGTCGGCAAGGCGCTGGCGCTGCACAACGACGTCGACAAGATCGCCTTCACCGGCTCGACTGAAGTCGGCAAGCTGCTGATGATCTATGCCGGCCAATCCAACATGAAGCGGGTGACGACCGAATGCGGCGGCAAGACCCCGCAGATCATTCTCGGCGACTATGACGACCTCGATACCGCCGTCACCTATGCCGTCAACGGCATCTATGGCAACCAGGGCGAGGTCTGCAATGCCGGCTCCCGCATCCTCGTCGACAAGCGCATCCATGACGATTTCGTCGAGCGCTTTGCCGCCCGCACGAAGGAAAACTTCGTGCTCGGCGATCCGCTCAACCCGTCCACGACCATCGGTCCGCTTGTCACGTCGTCTCACCAGCAGCGCGTGCTGAGCTATATCGATATCGGCCGCAAGGAAGGCGCCTCGCTCAGGTTCGGCGGCGGCACATTCAGCTCCGCTCCGGCCGGCGCCTATGTCGAGCCGACCCTGTTCACCGGCGTCAACAACACGATGCAAATCGCCCGTGAAGAGATCTTCGGGCCGGTGGCCACCGTCATTCCGGTCAATGGTGTCGAAGATGCAATCGAGATCGCCAACGATTCAATCTACGGCCTCGCCGCCTCGATCTGGACCCGCGATATCTCGAAGGCCCACATTTTCGCCCGCGATATTGAAGCCGGCGTCGTCTGGGTCAACTGCTTCGACCACGGCGACATGACCTCGATCTGGGGCGGCTACAAGCAGACCGGCAACGGCCGCGACAAATGCCTGGAAGCGCTGACCCAATACACACAGACGAAATCCGTCTGGGTCAATCTGGGCTGA
- a CDS encoding alpha-glucosidase/alpha-galactosidase: MTRQPKITFIGAGSTVFMNNIIGDVLQRPALSGAKIALMDINPQRLEESEVVVRKLISTLGATATIELHSNQRKALEGANFVVVAFQIGGYEPCTVTDFEVPKKYGLRQTIADTLGVGGIMRGLRTVPHLWRICEDMMQVCPEAILLQYVNPMAINTWAIAEKYPKIKQVGLCHSVQGTAMELAHDLDIPYEEIRYRSAGINHMAFYLKFEHRQPDGSYRDLYPDLVRGYREGRAPKPTWNPRCPNKVRYEMLTRLGYFVTESSEHFAEYTPYFIKEGREDLIEKFGIPLDEYPKRCIEQVERWKGQAAAYRSAEKIEVSQSKEYASSIMNSVWTGEPSVIYGNLRNNGCITSLPDNCAAEVPCLVDENGIQPTFIGDLPPQLTALIRTNINVQELTVAALMTENREHIYHAAMMDPHTAAELDLDQIWSLTDDLLAAHGEWLPEWARGARKTQAA, from the coding sequence ATGACCAGACAACCCAAGATTACCTTTATCGGCGCGGGCTCGACCGTGTTTATGAACAACATCATCGGCGACGTGCTGCAGCGCCCGGCGCTGTCGGGCGCAAAAATCGCCCTGATGGACATCAATCCGCAGCGGCTGGAAGAGAGCGAAGTCGTCGTCCGCAAGCTGATCTCGACGCTGGGTGCCACGGCGACGATCGAGCTGCATTCCAACCAGCGCAAGGCGCTGGAAGGCGCAAACTTCGTCGTCGTTGCTTTCCAGATCGGTGGCTACGAGCCCTGCACGGTCACCGATTTCGAAGTGCCGAAGAAATACGGCCTTCGCCAGACGATCGCCGATACGCTCGGCGTCGGCGGCATCATGCGCGGTCTTCGCACCGTGCCGCATCTGTGGAGGATCTGCGAGGACATGATGCAGGTCTGCCCGGAGGCGATCCTGCTGCAATACGTCAACCCGATGGCGATCAACACCTGGGCGATCGCGGAAAAATATCCCAAGATCAAGCAGGTCGGCCTTTGCCATTCGGTCCAGGGTACGGCGATGGAACTCGCCCACGACCTCGATATCCCCTACGAGGAAATCCGCTACCGCTCGGCTGGCATCAACCACATGGCCTTCTACCTGAAATTCGAGCATCGCCAGCCGGACGGCTCCTACCGCGATCTCTACCCCGATCTCGTGCGCGGCTACCGCGAAGGCCGGGCGCCGAAGCCGACATGGAACCCGCGTTGCCCCAACAAGGTGCGCTACGAGATGCTGACCCGCCTTGGCTACTTCGTCACCGAAAGCTCCGAGCATTTCGCCGAATACACGCCCTATTTCATCAAGGAAGGCCGCGAGGACCTGATCGAGAAATTCGGCATTCCGCTCGATGAATACCCCAAGCGCTGCATCGAGCAGGTGGAGCGCTGGAAGGGGCAGGCGGCCGCCTACCGTTCCGCCGAAAAGATCGAGGTTTCGCAATCGAAGGAATACGCCTCCTCGATCATGAACTCGGTCTGGACCGGCGAACCCTCGGTCATCTACGGCAATCTGCGCAATAATGGCTGCATCACCTCGCTGCCGGACAATTGCGCTGCCGAAGTGCCTTGCCTCGTCGATGAAAACGGCATCCAGCCGACCTTCATCGGCGACCTGCCCCCGCAACTGACAGCCCTCATCCGCACCAACATCAACGTGCAGGAACTGACGGTTGCGGCGCTGATGACGGAAAACCGCGAGCACATCTACCACGCCGCGATGATGGACCCTCACACGGCCGCCGAACTCGATCTCGACCAGATCTGGTCGCTGACCGACGACCTGCTCGCCGCTCACGGTGAATGGTTGCCGGAATGGGCACGGGGCGCTCGGAAGACCCAGGCTGCCTGA
- a CDS encoding ABC transporter ATP-binding protein, whose amino-acid sequence MALPELNTLAPQQRHDHAAAIGKPIIDARNVAVTFKVENGIVDAVKDVSFQLYRGETIAVVGESGSGKSVTARTVMGLLTKRAKVADRSTIEYDGKNVLKFSDRQRRALRGNRISMIFQEPMSSLNPVYTIGAQIIEAIRVHQKMSRAQATQRTLELLRQVQIPDPEARLNQYPHQLSGGQRQRIMIAMALANSPDVLIADEPTTALDVTVQAQILNLIRDLQKTLGMAVILITHDLTVVRQFSDYVYVMQNGEVKEHNTTSALFTNPQHAYTRHLLSSEPKGIANPMPVDSAAILEGRDVKVSFMLKHGGFFKPQLKELVAVDSLSIKLHRHETLGLVGESGSGKTTFGQALVKLLRADGGEILFDGQSIEKKTREEMRPLRSRMQIVFQDPFSSLNPRMSVGQIIEEGLIVNKLGANRNERLDRVREALASAGLPTNILSRFPHEFSGGQRQRIAIARAVALEPEFILLDEPTSALDLSVQAQIIELLRKLQDEKGLSYLFISHDLKVVRALCHRVVVMQHGKIVEEGPVEDVLTHPKTAYTERLVRAAFEVAA is encoded by the coding sequence GCCGATCATCGACGCCCGCAACGTCGCCGTGACCTTCAAGGTGGAGAACGGCATTGTGGATGCGGTCAAGGACGTTTCCTTCCAGCTCTATCGCGGCGAGACGATTGCCGTGGTCGGCGAATCCGGTTCGGGAAAATCGGTGACGGCCCGCACCGTCATGGGCCTGCTCACCAAGCGTGCCAAGGTGGCTGATCGGTCCACCATCGAATATGACGGCAAGAACGTACTGAAGTTCTCCGACCGCCAGCGCAGGGCGCTGCGCGGCAACCGGATCTCGATGATCTTTCAGGAGCCGATGAGCTCGCTGAACCCGGTCTATACGATCGGTGCCCAGATCATCGAGGCGATCCGTGTGCACCAGAAGATGAGCCGCGCGCAGGCGACGCAGCGCACTCTGGAGCTTCTGCGTCAGGTGCAGATTCCCGACCCCGAAGCCCGTCTCAACCAGTATCCGCACCAGCTTTCCGGCGGCCAGCGCCAGCGCATCATGATCGCCATGGCGCTCGCCAACAGCCCCGATGTACTGATCGCCGATGAGCCGACGACGGCGCTCGATGTGACCGTGCAGGCGCAGATCCTCAACCTGATCCGCGATCTGCAGAAGACGTTGGGCATGGCGGTGATCCTGATCACCCATGACCTGACGGTGGTGCGGCAATTCTCCGATTACGTCTATGTGATGCAGAACGGCGAGGTAAAGGAGCACAACACGACGTCGGCGCTGTTTACCAATCCGCAGCATGCCTATACGCGCCACCTGCTGTCGTCCGAACCCAAAGGGATCGCCAATCCCATGCCGGTGGACTCTGCGGCCATTCTCGAAGGCCGCGATGTCAAGGTGTCGTTCATGCTCAAGCATGGCGGCTTCTTCAAGCCGCAGCTGAAGGAGCTGGTGGCGGTCGACAGCCTGTCGATTAAGCTGCATCGTCATGAAACGCTCGGCCTCGTCGGCGAATCCGGCTCCGGCAAGACGACGTTCGGGCAGGCGCTGGTCAAGCTTCTGCGCGCCGATGGCGGCGAGATCCTGTTCGATGGCCAGTCGATCGAGAAGAAGACCCGCGAAGAGATGCGGCCATTGCGCTCACGCATGCAGATCGTCTTCCAGGACCCGTTCTCGTCGCTCAATCCGCGCATGTCGGTCGGCCAGATCATCGAGGAGGGGCTGATCGTCAACAAGCTCGGTGCGAACCGAAACGAGCGGCTCGACCGGGTCCGCGAGGCGCTGGCCAGCGCCGGGCTGCCGACCAATATCCTGTCGCGCTTCCCACATGAGTTCTCCGGCGGTCAGCGCCAGCGCATCGCCATCGCCCGCGCCGTCGCACTGGAGCCCGAGTTCATCCTGCTCGACGAGCCGACTTCGGCGCTCGATCTCTCCGTACAGGCCCAGATCATCGAACTGCTGCGCAAGCTGCAGGACGAAAAAGGACTGAGCTACCTCTTCATCTCCCACGATCTGAAGGTCGTGCGCGCGCTCTGCCACCGGGTGGTGGTGATGCAGCACGGCAAGATCGTTGAAGAAGGCCCCGTCGAAGACGTCCTTACCCATCCCAAGACCGCCTACACCGAACGGCTCGTCCGCGCCGCCTTCGAAGTAGCTGCATAA